The genomic DNA GGGTGCATTACAGATAATAGATGGTAAAGCTCGTTTAGTTAGTGATCTATTCTGCGACGGTCTCGGTGCATGCATCGGGACTTGTCCACAGGGTGCCATCACCACAGAAGAAAGAGAAGCAAAGCCCTATGATGAAAAGAGAGTTATGGAAAATATCGTAAAGGCTGGTAAGAACACGATTATTGCACACCTAAAGCACCTAAAAGATCACGGTGAAACTAAATATCTTAATGAAGCTCTCGAGGTTTTAAAGGAAAAGGGAATTGAAGTACCCATCAGAGAGATAAACAAAGTTAAAGATACGCCGCATATATGTCCAGGAGCGGCACCGAGAGAGATAAAGGCAGATGTATCAAAAAAGGCAGAACAAACCTCTGCTCTGAGGCAATGGCCTGTTCAGCTACGCTTAGTACCAACCCAAGCCCCGTTCTTTGAAAACTCCCATTTATTAGTTGCCGCGGACTGCGTCCCTTTTGCCAATGCAAACTTTCATTCAAAGCTATTGAACGGAAAATCGTTGGTGGTTGGATGCCCCAAACTCGATGATATTGAAGCCTACCAAGAAAAATTGACCGAGATATTCAGGAACAACAAGATAAAAAGTGCAACGGTTGCCGTGATGGAGGTCCCGTGCTGTAACGGATTATACGCTGCTGTTGAAAAAGCAGTGAAGGACGCAGACAAAAGCATTCCGATAGCTAAGAGGGTTATCAAAATCAGCGGCGAAGAAGTTTAGGGTGTAAAAGGTTTGAGTGGATAGAAAATCCATCCATGGGTGAAAGATTGAGCAGTATAAACTATATCAGGCTGCCCAAAGGTTAAGCCACGATGGTAGTCCAGTTCGGTGATTTCAATATTTATTTACCTTCACAGAAATTAATTAAGTTTCTAAGATTGCGTTCGACCACTGGATAAATTTCTGGAAAATCTTCCTCGGTAAACACTTTAAGGGCTTCCCCGTAGGCTTTGATTGCCTTCTTGCAGTTCTCTGCCTTTGACTCCACCTCGGCAAGCGTTCTGTATGCAATCCCGAGGTTGTTCTGGGTCATCGCATAATCCATCGGGAAGCGTTCAAGAGTTCTGACTTTAAGGGCTTCCTCGCAGGCTTTGATTGCCTTTTTGCAGTTCTCTGCCTTTGACTCTACCTCGGCAAGCGTGTGATATGCAACCCCCAGATTGTTTTGGGTCATTGCGTATTGAATCGGAAAGCGTTCAAGAGTGTAGACTTTAAGGGCTTCCTCGCAGGCTTTGATTGCCTTCTTGCAGTTCTCTGCCTTTGACTCTACCTCGGCAAGCGTGTGATATGCAACCCCCAGATTGTTTTGGGTCATTGCATAATCCATCGGGAAGCGTTCAAGAGTGCAAACTTTAA from Methanocellales archaeon includes the following:
- a CDS encoding 4Fe-4S binding protein, which gives rise to MKRKIIKIDEKKCNGCGLCIPNCPEGALQIIDGKARLVSDLFCDGLGACIGTCPQGAITTEEREAKPYDEKRVMENIVKAGKNTIIAHLKHLKDHGETKYLNEALEVLKEKGIEVPIREINKVKDTPHICPGAAPREIKADVSKKAEQTSALRQWPVQLRLVPTQAPFFENSHLLVAADCVPFANANFHSKLLNGKSLVVGCPKLDDIEAYQEKLTEIFRNNKIKSATVAVMEVPCCNGLYAAVEKAVKDADKSIPIAKRVIKISGEEV